The DNA window TTGAAGCTTCCTACCGTGAGGGCTTACCCTGGTCCGATGAACCCACTCGCGCGTTCGATCGCCGGCTCGTGTTTGTTGCTCGCCGCGGCCTCGGGCCAGAGCTGCGGTGGCGGTGACAGCGACGGAACGGCGGGACCTGCCGGTGGCGTGGTCGGGACGGGCGCGTCCAGCGGGGGCAAGCCCAGCACCGGGGGCAGTGGCGGAAGCGGAGGCTCGCTGCTCATCGACGCCTCGCCCCCGAGCGATGGGCCGCCGCCCGACGGCAAGCCCGTGGCGGTGAACCTGATCCCGAACGGCGACTTCACGCAGGGCAACACGCTCTTCGGCTCGGACTACGCCTACGCCACGACCAACACGATGGAGGGCCAGTACACCGTCGGCACCAACGCCCAAGCCTTCAATGGCCTGCTCGTCACTGCCGGCGACCACACCACCGGAAGCGGCCTGATGTTCATCGGCAACGGCAAGGCCACGCCAGACCGCGTCTGGTTCACGACTTCGCCCATCGCCGTGCAGCCGAACACGAACTACTACTTCGAAGCCTTCGTGATGAACCTCTGCTGCGCCTCGGGCCTCGGCAACGGTGTCGACCCAGTCGGCCCGTCAGAGCTCTCGTTCTACGCGAACGATCAGCCGCTCGGCACTCGGACCTCGTCGAAGCTCGGCGTCTGGGAAGGCCTCACGACGAGCTGGAGCTCTGGATCGGCGACCTCCGTCACGCTCAAGCTCGTGAACGCGAACACGGTGGCTGCGGGCAACGACTTCGCAGCAGATGACATCTACCTCGGCATCGTGTCCACGGTTCAACCGCCGAAGTGACCGCTCACTGCTGTCGCCAAACTCGCGACTGTAGCAGCGCACGCCGACTCGCCGGGTCAACTCACCGGTGCCCGCTCGAACTGCTCGAACACCACGAGTGTGACGGCCGTCTCCTGCCCCATCTCGCTGAGCACCTTCTTCACGCGCGGCCAGTCCAAACCTCCCAGCCCCGTCCCGATGCGGGGCAACCCGATGCGCTCGATGCCGGAGCCCGGAGCGAGCTCGATCATCTTGCGCAGCGCTTGCACGAGCGCCGCCAGCTTGGCCTTCTTCTTCCAGTGCTCCTGGATACACAGGTTGAAGATGGTCTCGTCACCCTCGATCCAGACGAACACGTCGCCGAGATGAAAACGCCCATCGCTGCAGCGCAGCTGGTACTCCTCGAACATGCGCGGCCACTTGCGCTTGAATACCCCACCGACGCCGCTGTCCATCACGCCCGCGCCGTTGCAACCCTGGGCGTAGGCAGACAACCCGTCGGTCGCGAACAGATCCCCTTTGGTGAAGACGGTGGGCATGGCGCCGCAAGGTACGCCAAGGACGCGCCGTCCGCCCATCAATCCTGCCGTTCGGAGCAACTCGGCAGCGTGCGACGGCCAGTCCGCGTTATCCTCGCGGTGTGAAACCCGGGTTGCCCATCGCGGCGCTGTGTGCAGCGCTGAGCCACGCCGGTTGCGCGTCCGACGATGCGACCCAGGTCGTCGGCGGCTCCGGCGCGTCCACCGGCGCCGGGGGCGGAGCAGGCGGAGTCGTGGGGGACGGCGGCTGGCCCGACGCCGCCGCGGGCGCGAACAGCGGTGGCAGCCCGAGTGGCGGAACGAGCAGTGGCGGAACGAGTAGCGGCGGAGCGGGTGGCACGACGGCGGGCGGGGCCTGCACGAACCTGTCGGCGTGGAAATCCAGCGCGGCTTTCGCGGACGCGGCACACGTGTCCCACCCACTGCCGTCCTTCGGTGTCGCCGGCTTCTTCTACGTGCACACCATGGACTCCTCCGCCGGAGAGCGAGTGCTCTACTCCGCCAAGCAAACGAGCGACGGCAGCCTGAGCGCATTTCAGCTCGCCTCCGCTGATCACGGTGGCGGCCCGCACGGCTTCACGGCCGTCGTGGTCGGCACGGAGCCCTACCACTTCCGCAACGGCCACATCGCCCGCTACCCGCTGGACTCCAACGGCAAGATGACCGGCGACGTCGTGCTGAAAGAGGCGAATCCAGACACCGCCTTTGGTGGCAACCGCTACGTCTGGGACAGCGCGGTGTTTGCGGCGTTCTCAGGCGGCGGCTCGACCGTGATCCATCTCGGCGGTTTCAGCTTCACGGGTTACACCTACAAACCCAACGTCTACCGGAGCGCTGTCCCGCTCCAGCCAACGTTCACCTCGACCGGCGTCAACCACCC is part of the Myxococcales bacterium genome and encodes:
- a CDS encoding macro domain-containing protein, producing MPTVFTKGDLFATDGLSAYAQGCNGAGVMDSGVGGVFKRKWPRMFEEYQLRCSDGRFHLGDVFVWIEGDETIFNLCIQEHWKKKAKLAALVQALRKMIELAPGSGIERIGLPRIGTGLGGLDWPRVKKVLSEMGQETAVTLVVFEQFERAPVS